The Apium graveolens cultivar Ventura chromosome 6, ASM990537v1, whole genome shotgun sequence genome contains a region encoding:
- the LOC141667484 gene encoding uncharacterized protein LOC141667484 isoform X2, with amino-acid sequence MGKTSFIPLQILRVLFYKYKKVTTTIEDINRLPFVDSFLGWPRIQPIDDQKNKLAIALAKQLLEREKDWSRYTDPTYKYDDESPSPEKKGKAVIQAIQMGMPELVEVILKYFPDAVNSFDKFSLGVANLMARDVFWFQAMRSKYGAVVEIEKILLIISKCMYFVVRSHMPSTLESLLPSLRKDLFVILNSLRFDGEENVGKWAFVEAEDREEKPAYFLCSSHNVCILVKSNYV; translated from the exons ATGGGCAAGACATCCTTTATACCTCTCCAAATTTTGAGGGTTTTATTCTACAAGT ATAAAAAAGTCACTACTACCATCGAAGATATAAATAGATTGCCTTTCGTCGACTCTTTTTTGG GATGGCCCCGGATTCAACCCATAGATGATCAGAAGAACAAGCTTGCAATAGCACTTGCAAAACAATTGCTAGAGAGGGAGAAAGACTGGAGTCGCTACACAGATCCAACATATAAATATGATGATGAGTCACCATCACCAGAAAAGAAGGGAAAAGCAGTTATACAAGCCATACAGATGGGCATGCCTGAGTTAGTTGAGGTGATCCTCAAGTATTTTCCTGATGCTGTAAACTCTTTTGATAAGTTTTCTCTTGGAGTAGCAAACCTTATGGCCAGGGATGTCTTTTGGTTTCAG GCTATGCGCAGCAAGTATGGAGCAGTGGTGGAAATTGAGAAGATACTTCTAATCATAAGCAAGTGCATGTATTTTGTT GTGAGATCACATATGCCATCTACTCTGGAATCTCTACTTCCTTCACTTCGTAAGGACCTTTTTGTGATTTTAAATTCATTGAGATTTGATGGTGAGGAAAATGTTGGAAAATGGGCATTTGTTGAGGCTGAAGACAGGGAAGAGAAGCCTGCTTATTTTCTGTGCTCTAGTCATAATGTTTGTATTTTAGTAAAATCCAATTATGTGTAA
- the LOC141667484 gene encoding uncharacterized protein LOC141667484 isoform X3 has protein sequence MGKTSFIPLQILRVLFYKSCLPSKYNIKTIDDDDADPDKKVTTTIEDINRLPFVDSFLGWPRIQPIDDQKNKLAIALAKQLLEREKDWSRYTDPTYKYDDESPSPEKKGKAVIQAIQMGMPELVEVILKYFPDAVNSFDKFSLGVANLMARDVFWFQAMRSKYGAVVEIEKILLIISKCMYFVFCR, from the exons ATGGGCAAGACATCCTTTATACCTCTCCAAATTTTGAGGGTTTTATTCTACAAGT CATGTTTACCATCCAAGTATAATATAAAGACGATTGACGATGATGATGCTGATCCAGATAAAAAAGTCACTACTACCATCGAAGATATAAATAGATTGCCTTTCGTCGACTCTTTTTTGG GATGGCCCCGGATTCAACCCATAGATGATCAGAAGAACAAGCTTGCAATAGCACTTGCAAAACAATTGCTAGAGAGGGAGAAAGACTGGAGTCGCTACACAGATCCAACATATAAATATGATGATGAGTCACCATCACCAGAAAAGAAGGGAAAAGCAGTTATACAAGCCATACAGATGGGCATGCCTGAGTTAGTTGAGGTGATCCTCAAGTATTTTCCTGATGCTGTAAACTCTTTTGATAAGTTTTCTCTTGGAGTAGCAAACCTTATGGCCAGGGATGTCTTTTGGTTTCAG GCTATGCGCAGCAAGTATGGAGCAGTGGTGGAAATTGAGAAGATACTTCTAATCATAAGCAAGTGCATGTATTTTGTT TTTTGTAGGTGA
- the LOC141667484 gene encoding uncharacterized protein LOC141667484 isoform X1: protein MGKTSFIPLQILRVLFYKSCLPSKYNIKTIDDDDADPDKKVTTTIEDINRLPFVDSFLGWPRIQPIDDQKNKLAIALAKQLLEREKDWSRYTDPTYKYDDESPSPEKKGKAVIQAIQMGMPELVEVILKYFPDAVNSFDKFSLGVANLMARDVFWFQAMRSKYGAVVEIEKILLIISKCMYFVVRSHMPSTLESLLPSLRKDLFVILNSLRFDGEENVGKWAFVEAEDREEKPAYFLCSSHNVCILVKSNYV from the exons ATGGGCAAGACATCCTTTATACCTCTCCAAATTTTGAGGGTTTTATTCTACAAGT CATGTTTACCATCCAAGTATAATATAAAGACGATTGACGATGATGATGCTGATCCAGATAAAAAAGTCACTACTACCATCGAAGATATAAATAGATTGCCTTTCGTCGACTCTTTTTTGG GATGGCCCCGGATTCAACCCATAGATGATCAGAAGAACAAGCTTGCAATAGCACTTGCAAAACAATTGCTAGAGAGGGAGAAAGACTGGAGTCGCTACACAGATCCAACATATAAATATGATGATGAGTCACCATCACCAGAAAAGAAGGGAAAAGCAGTTATACAAGCCATACAGATGGGCATGCCTGAGTTAGTTGAGGTGATCCTCAAGTATTTTCCTGATGCTGTAAACTCTTTTGATAAGTTTTCTCTTGGAGTAGCAAACCTTATGGCCAGGGATGTCTTTTGGTTTCAG GCTATGCGCAGCAAGTATGGAGCAGTGGTGGAAATTGAGAAGATACTTCTAATCATAAGCAAGTGCATGTATTTTGTT GTGAGATCACATATGCCATCTACTCTGGAATCTCTACTTCCTTCACTTCGTAAGGACCTTTTTGTGATTTTAAATTCATTGAGATTTGATGGTGAGGAAAATGTTGGAAAATGGGCATTTGTTGAGGCTGAAGACAGGGAAGAGAAGCCTGCTTATTTTCTGTGCTCTAGTCATAATGTTTGTATTTTAGTAAAATCCAATTATGTGTAA